A DNA window from Gemmobacter fulvus contains the following coding sequences:
- a CDS encoding glycosyltransferase family 4 protein, giving the protein MTPEEFSAQSEIRPLRIAFIVTEYPKTTETFIMRDVMEFSHNGCELLIFSLTHFNKHDLLHDFAKPTRAWARDYAYLASRDVLGAVAHFLWRSPGALGRIVLDILRGSVRDPVTLLKSLFILPKSLRIARELTRWQADHVHAAYAGHPATTAWIVKRMTRIPFSTSSHAHDLFETQALLATKLPEADLVRTISHYNRRFILDHVPDLATRPPEVIHVGTYLSDDAPRVPLEKIDGFRILYVGSLEARKGVDLLIGAFAKARQPHWHLEIVGDGPERARLEAMAQKNELSGSIVFRGAQSNEAVRSAMLRSSLLVVPSRIGARNQTEGLPTVIVEAFAARLPVVATRLTGIPEIVLHEVTGLLFEMEDEAGLAAALTRMAADLPRAAQWADAGRALVEAEFDQKKNAKVLLDHIRKTLPARRNMV; this is encoded by the coding sequence ATGACACCTGAGGAATTTTCCGCACAGTCTGAAATCCGACCTCTTCGAATTGCATTCATCGTTACCGAATATCCCAAAACGACGGAGACATTCATCATGCGCGACGTGATGGAGTTTAGTCATAATGGGTGTGAATTGCTGATTTTCTCACTGACGCATTTCAACAAGCACGATCTTCTGCACGACTTTGCCAAGCCGACCCGGGCTTGGGCAAGAGACTATGCTTATCTGGCGTCGCGTGATGTGCTTGGTGCCGTTGCACATTTCCTGTGGCGGTCGCCGGGTGCGCTGGGGCGCATCGTCCTCGATATTCTGCGCGGCAGTGTGCGTGATCCCGTCACATTGCTGAAATCCTTGTTCATTCTGCCAAAATCCCTGCGGATTGCGCGAGAGCTGACGCGATGGCAGGCTGATCATGTTCATGCCGCCTATGCCGGTCATCCGGCCACGACAGCCTGGATTGTGAAGCGTATGACCCGCATTCCGTTTAGCACCAGCAGCCACGCCCATGATCTGTTCGAAACGCAGGCCCTGTTGGCGACGAAACTGCCCGAGGCGGATCTGGTGCGCACGATCAGCCATTACAATCGCCGGTTTATTTTGGATCATGTGCCTGACCTCGCCACCCGGCCCCCCGAAGTGATCCATGTCGGCACATATCTGAGCGATGACGCGCCCCGGGTTCCTTTGGAAAAGATTGATGGTTTCCGGATCCTGTATGTCGGGTCTCTTGAAGCCCGAAAGGGCGTCGATCTGCTGATCGGCGCGTTTGCCAAGGCGCGGCAGCCGCACTGGCACCTTGAGATTGTTGGTGATGGGCCTGAACGTGCGCGCCTTGAAGCGATGGCACAGAAAAACGAACTGTCTGGCAGCATTGTCTTCCGGGGCGCACAATCCAACGAGGCGGTGCGGTCGGCGATGCTGCGCTCATCGTTGCTGGTGGTGCCCAGCCGCATCGGGGCGCGCAATCAGACAGAGGGATTGCCGACCGTGATTGTCGAAGCTTTTGCCGCGCGCCTGCCGGTGGTGGCTACCCGTCTGACCGGTATCCCCGAAATTGTGCTGCACGAAGTCACCGGATTGCTGTTTGAAATGGAGGACGAGGCTGGCCTTGCTGCAGCACTGACCCGCATGGCCGCAGACTTGCCTCGCGCGGCGCAATGGGCCGATGCGGGCCGCGCCCTGGTTGAGGCCGAGTTTGATCAGAAGAAAAACGCCAAGGTGCTGCTGGATCACATTCGCAAGACGCTACCGGCCAGAAGAAACATGGTCTGA
- a CDS encoding glycosyltransferase, with protein sequence MIDNLGMGGAQKLLEVQVAEMTRTHALRIVNLGPETDFARSLAGYGVEVVSKGGVQLKDVAALVRMRRELADWAPDLIHTHLLYATLIGSLMARTLGVPHVTTLHNERSDSARVSDLTRSWLERMVLRHLTEVVIACGPRIAEIQKTRTGKTLLITVANRVRPLTALPPMQRLALRQAARIAPEDVFVLAAGRLMPQKGFDILVSAFAEVIKAAPKALLFIVGDGPDRLALEQQAKDLGLGDRLRFPGPVADLGQMLQIADAFVLSSRHEGLPLVLIEALSAGLPIVSTRVGDVETLLDDSCGLLVDQGEAKPLATALVRLVGDADLRARMGKAASLASRKHTDVAGFVNELKTVYAQARQRHDG encoded by the coding sequence ATGATCGACAACCTTGGCATGGGTGGTGCGCAGAAACTTCTGGAGGTTCAGGTCGCAGAGATGACCAGAACGCATGCTCTGCGGATCGTCAATCTTGGGCCGGAGACGGATTTCGCGCGCAGTCTTGCGGGCTATGGTGTCGAAGTCGTCTCGAAGGGTGGGGTCCAGCTCAAGGATGTCGCAGCGTTGGTTAGGATGCGGCGGGAATTGGCGGATTGGGCACCGGACCTTATTCACACTCATCTGCTGTATGCCACTCTGATCGGGTCGCTGATGGCCCGTACCTTGGGGGTGCCGCATGTCACGACCCTGCACAACGAACGGTCAGACTCCGCCAGGGTCAGCGACCTGACAAGAAGCTGGCTTGAGCGCATGGTTCTGCGTCACCTGACAGAGGTTGTCATCGCCTGCGGACCCAGAATTGCAGAAATTCAAAAAACCCGCACCGGGAAGACCTTGCTGATCACGGTTGCCAACCGGGTAAGGCCTTTGACAGCGCTGCCACCCATGCAACGCCTTGCATTGCGCCAGGCGGCGCGGATCGCTCCCGAGGATGTATTCGTGCTGGCCGCCGGACGATTGATGCCGCAAAAGGGTTTTGATATCCTTGTCTCTGCCTTCGCCGAGGTCATAAAGGCCGCGCCCAAGGCATTGCTTTTCATTGTCGGTGACGGTCCTGACCGTCTGGCACTGGAACAGCAGGCAAAAGACTTGGGCCTGGGGGATCGGCTCCGTTTCCCTGGCCCGGTTGCCGATCTGGGTCAGATGTTGCAGATTGCAGATGCCTTTGTCCTGTCCTCGCGCCATGAGGGGCTTCCTCTTGTCTTGATCGAGGCGCTTTCTGCCGGGCTTCCCATTGTCTCTACAAGGGTTGGTGATGTGGAAACATTGCTGGATGACAGCTGCGGCCTGCTGGTTGACCAAGGAGAGGCCAAGCCGCTTGCGACAGCTCTGGTGCGGCTGGTCGGGGATGCGGACTTGCGGGCGCGCATGGGTAAGGCAGCATCTTTG